Proteins encoded in a region of the Paenibacillus sp. E222 genome:
- a CDS encoding LysR family transcriptional regulator, with translation MNISQLETLITISKTMSFRKAGELLNLTQPAVSAQIKSLEDEFSTVLVDRNQPVTLTDRGQVFLQHAERMLDIVGELKQKLMDLDETPQGHIRLGTTTSIAIQILPRVLSYFQDQFPLIKTSIQSLPSSQIYTQVENGMVDIGIGYLTERNPNLNTSVLYYDTFELVVSPFHPLAKQKHAAVDVLRSTPLILLSPDTVGRRFTEGIFKKHNIEPNIVMELSSSEEVKRMVEINLGAAVISKQSVAHELRQGTLRMIPLSELEVSHPVGVIYKSSRYVNSAMQQFLSDLKGMPETQFISSE, from the coding sequence ATGAATATCAGTCAACTGGAGACGCTGATTACCATCTCGAAAACGATGAGTTTCCGCAAAGCCGGAGAACTCCTAAATTTGACCCAGCCCGCCGTCTCGGCCCAGATCAAGAGCCTGGAGGATGAATTCAGCACCGTTCTTGTCGATCGGAACCAACCGGTCACCCTCACCGATCGCGGACAGGTATTTCTTCAACATGCCGAACGAATGCTGGACATCGTGGGAGAGCTGAAACAGAAGCTGATGGATCTCGATGAGACCCCTCAGGGACATATCAGACTCGGTACAACCACATCTATTGCCATTCAGATTTTGCCACGGGTCTTATCCTACTTTCAGGATCAATTTCCACTCATCAAGACCAGTATCCAATCCCTGCCTTCTTCACAGATCTATACCCAGGTCGAGAATGGTATGGTCGATATCGGTATCGGTTATCTTACGGAGCGTAATCCTAACCTGAATACGTCCGTGTTGTATTATGACACTTTCGAGCTTGTGGTATCTCCTTTCCATCCACTGGCGAAGCAAAAGCATGCCGCGGTGGATGTTCTGCGCAGCACACCTCTGATTTTGCTATCTCCGGATACGGTGGGGCGCCGCTTTACGGAAGGCATTTTCAAAAAACATAATATTGAGCCCAATATCGTTATGGAGTTGTCAAGCAGCGAGGAAGTGAAACGGATGGTTGAGATCAATCTCGGGGCAGCCGTTATATCCAAACAATCCGTTGCCCATGAGTTGCGGCAAGGCACACTGCGCATGATTCCACTCAGTGAACTGGAGGTCAGTCACCCTGTCGGAGTCATCTACAAATCAAGTCGTTATGTGAATTC
- a CDS encoding chemotaxis protein CheX, which produces MKAEVINPFLESARNVFEQLIQVSPSTGSLGVKNVEYIADHVWIVIGMTGQLSGNIVFGIQESVALKIVSAMMGGFVITEMDEMSKSAISELGNMISGNASTILSNQGVVVDITPPQVMNSEYLTSFSATKALSIPLMMDGIGEMDIQVMIS; this is translated from the coding sequence GTGAAAGCGGAAGTGATTAATCCTTTCCTGGAATCCGCACGGAACGTATTCGAACAGCTCATCCAGGTTTCGCCTTCCACCGGGAGTCTTGGCGTGAAAAATGTGGAGTACATTGCAGACCATGTCTGGATCGTGATCGGAATGACTGGACAACTAAGCGGAAACATCGTGTTTGGAATACAAGAGTCGGTTGCATTGAAAATCGTTTCTGCCATGATGGGCGGCTTTGTCATTACTGAAATGGACGAAATGAGTAAAAGTGCTATTTCGGAACTTGGCAATATGATTAGCGGCAATGCAAGTACCATCCTGTCCAATCAGGGTGTCGTTGTTGATATTACACCTCCGCAAGTGATGAATTCTGAATATCTGACTTCCTTTAGTGCAACGAAGGCATTGAGCATTCCTTTGATGATGGACGGAATCGGTGAGATGGATATTCAAGTGATGATCTCGTAG